A segment of the Manis javanica isolate MJ-LG chromosome 10, MJ_LKY, whole genome shotgun sequence genome:
tttttccttttgtccctATGGTGCATAAGGAGGCCCAAGTAACCTCAGCTGCCATCCTTGATCCTATTCTCCTTCAAACAAGAGATGAGGTGCAGGGCTGTGGAGCACTGAGGATCAACTGCAACTAAAAACTCAATTTTGGGGGATGGTTGGACCAGCCACAGTCCCTGCTTTGACCATGACTCTATGCCTCCATATTACCTGTATCCACAGTGCACCTGTAGAAATTGCTTtttgtataaacaaaaacaagaacagaaccaACCAACAAACAAATGCCTCTCCCCAATCTTTTCTGTTTCAGCTGCCAGCTGGAGTCCAAGGTTGTGGGAGCCACACTTTAGTCTTGGTCCTGTACCTTGAGTCCCCCACCTGTGACCTCAGCCAAGGTCGAGGAACTAGCTTCCCTACCCAGGAATGCTGCAGGAACTTCCCCGAGATACTCATAGTCTCAGATTATTTACAGAGCTGAGGCTCTGGGGCTTCTGTCCCCTGATGCACTCTTCGGGTCTCCCGGGTCCACTCCTCCAGGAGGGGGACAGGTACAGACAGGGCGGCGGTGGGACCATCAGACCAGAGGTGTGCTCTTCGGTAGATTCTTCTGATCACTCCCACCACCCAGGGCCCCTTGCACCTATAGAGAAAACTGCCCGTCGGAAGTCTTGGACTGGCACCCTTGGCACATCCGTTTGTGTCTGAGTAATCGATCTGTCCGAGAAAAACACTGAGAAGAAAGGGAGGGTTAAGTGCCTGAGAGAAGAGACTCAGCTACCTGTTGGCTAGCTCTGTCTTCCCCACACAGGAAGTACACGTCCCCTCGGCAGGGCTACAGATGGCATAAACGTAGTGGTTAAGCATGAGAGCTCCCAAGTCTGAACCCTGGCTCTCCCACTCAGTGGCTGTACGGCCTTGGCCAAGCTATCTAACAGCCCTGAGTCTGTACGTTCATCTGTGAAGCGGGGCTAAAGCACCTACGCACAAAATGGCtgcttcattcaacaaatatttattgaggatctaTCTCAAGGCAGGTACAGTTCTTGAGGCTGAAAAAGGAGTGGAGAACCAGAGGGACAAAGTCTCTGGCTTGTGGAGGTTTAATTCTAGCGTTTTGCAGATTCTATGGAAGAGCATGAAGCAAAGCTTCCAGGAAGTGTCAGCTGTTATCATTTCTCATCTCTTGTTCTTGTTTTGCTTTGGTGCTGGCTCTTACATTCTCATCAGATCAGATACTGACCCCAGGGCAGAGATTGTATCTCTTCCTCCAAAGTGCACCAGCTCTGAAGTTCACCGAATTCTGACTCTACCTTTGATCTGCTGTGTTCTTGGGAAACTTAACCTCTCTCTATCTCAGTAATGAGGACAGCACTGCTACCTTATGGAAGtaatgtgagaattaaataaaataatctatgtCCAGTATGTTCTCACAGTGCCTGGTACCCACTAAGTACTTGAGAaatgctattactattattataattattgtaaTGGCACCTCTCCATAACCAGCTGCATTTAAGGCCAGATATACCTCACTGTGAGGTGAAGTATTAACTCTATTATGGCCAGGAATGCTAGCCCCTGGTCAGGCAGGGAGTGGGAGCTGACCCTGGTTCTTAGGGAAGGAAAAGTATGTGTATGGGGCTGGATGGATGACATATAAACTTACCTGATGACACCGTTCACACTGGTAGGGCTTTTCACCACTGTGCACTCGCTTGTGACGCTCCAAGTGGTACTTCTGGATGAAGCGCATATCACATATGTCACACTCAAATGGCTTTTCACCTGGCCCAGGTGGACAGAGAAGTTAAAGTCAGGAGGCATGGATGGCAGGGACTTTCTTCTAGGTATTTTCCCAGAAACCTCTAATTTTTAGCAGTGTGCAGGCACCTAAGGGGAAGGGTCCCCAAAGCTGGTCTCAGTGACACTACAGAGCTATGCAATCTCTCTAATTCATTCActtactttcttcctttatttttaatacttcacAATAAACCCAATTAGAGCTATACACATGCACAATACAAATCATAGCCTATTCGTTCCCTTTGAATATGAGCAAGAGGCTTACCTGTATGAATAAGGATGTGTCTCTTGAGGTGGTAACTGCTCCTAAAGGCTCCAAAGCAGTgttcacaaataaaatttttggGACTCTTTACTTGAAAAGAACCATTTTGTTCCACTACCACCACCTGGGGGCAACAATCAGACATGTCATAAGGCTATCCCTCTGGACCCATTCTACTCTGGGCCTATTCCCAATTGGGACAGAGCAACCTGATGCTGTTGTCTCCTACTCCCTTAAGAGTTAAGGGACCCTCTGAGAAAGGAGGTGGGGTGGGTAAGCTGTGTACCCTGTCAAAGCCACCA
Coding sequences within it:
- the ZNF740 gene encoding zinc finger protein 740 isoform X1, which encodes MAQASLLACEGLAGVSLVPTAASKKMMLSQIASKQAENGERAGSPDVLRCSSQGHRKDSDKSRSRKDDDSLAEASHSKKTVKKVVVVEQNGSFQVKSPKNFICEHCFGAFRSSYHLKRHILIHTGEKPFECDICDMRFIQKYHLERHKRVHSGEKPYQCERCHQCFSRTDRLLRHKRMCQGCQSKTSDGQFSL
- the ZNF740 gene encoding zinc finger protein 740 isoform X2; the protein is MKEASLLACEGLAGVSLVPTAASKKMMLSQIASKQAENGERAGSPDVLRCSSQGHRKDSDKSRSRKDDDSLAEASHSKKTVKKVVVVEQNGSFQVKSPKNFICEHCFGAFRSSYHLKRHILIHTGEKPFECDICDMRFIQKYHLERHKRVHSGEKPYQCERCHQCFSRTDRLLRHKRMCQGCQSKTSDGQFSL